In Pedobacter sp. W3I1, one DNA window encodes the following:
- a CDS encoding helix-turn-helix domain-containing protein, producing the protein MEKTKNKLTSFADHLDKEYGKRGTENRETYEQEFESFKLGAMLQELRKEKGMTQEQLAEKCGTTKTYISRIENNASDIRLSTLMRIIKVGLGGHLNLNVSL; encoded by the coding sequence ATGGAAAAGACAAAAAATAAATTGACATCATTTGCTGACCATTTGGACAAAGAGTATGGCAAACGGGGGACTGAAAACAGAGAAACTTACGAACAAGAATTTGAAAGTTTTAAATTAGGAGCTATGCTTCAAGAACTTCGTAAAGAAAAGGGAATGACACAAGAACAACTTGCAGAAAAATGTGGTACTACAAAAACTTACATTTCAAGAATAGAAAATAATGCAAGCGACATCAGGCTTTCGACTTTAATGAGAATTATTAAGGTTGGACTTGGGGGACATTTGAATCTAAATGTGAGTTTATAA
- a CDS encoding type II toxin-antitoxin system RelE/ParE family toxin, translated as MIILVNGFQKKTQKTPKNEIELAEKLKKKYFDGKDKK; from the coding sequence TTGATCATCCTGGTAAATGGTTTTCAAAAGAAAACTCAAAAAACACCTAAAAATGAAATCGAACTTGCTGAGAAACTTAAAAAGAAATATTTCGATGGAAAAGACAAAAAATAA
- a CDS encoding type II toxin-antitoxin system RelE/ParE family toxin, translated as MDFYEQLKPNVKKKFNWTLQLIATLEKIPEKYFKHITGSTGLFEIRVEVGSDIFRVFSFFDKGEIDHPGKWFSKENSKNT; from the coding sequence TTGGATTTTTACGAACAGCTTAAGCCCAACGTAAAGAAAAAATTCAATTGGACTTTACAATTAATCGCTACTCTAGAAAAAATTCCTGAAAAATATTTTAAGCACATCACAGGTTCAACAGGGCTTTTTGAAATTAGGGTCGAAGTTGGTTCAGATATTTTTCGGGTATTTAGTTTTTTCGATAAGGGGGAAATTGATCATCCTGGTAAATGGTTTTCAAAAGAAAACTCAAAAAACACCTAA
- a CDS encoding GntR family transcriptional regulator, translating into MKPEDLIPYINVDEYSSTPKYKQLTNAILAAIESGKLLKNSLLPSINELSFSLEMSRDTAEKGYRNLRKLGVVDSVPGKGYFIINTDFSRKLKVCLLFNKLSTHKKIIYDSFTKTLGERAAIDFYIYNNDFALFKKMIVAKRDDYSHFVIIPHFLEGGENAHEIINTIPKEKLVILDKLLPGVTGDYAAAYENFAQDIYAALEQALDRLSHYRTLKIIFPKNSYFPHEILTGFYRFCQQYAFDHKVIHNIKDEEINPGEVYINLMEDDLVMLIERLIAQKLKIGKDVGVISYNETPLKRIILDGITTISTDFSQLGAQAAEFILSGKTEKVAVPFYLNLRKSL; encoded by the coding sequence TTGAAACCAGAAGATTTAATCCCCTATATTAACGTCGATGAGTATTCGTCGACGCCAAAATACAAGCAGTTAACGAATGCGATTTTGGCCGCTATTGAAAGTGGTAAACTTCTGAAAAATAGTTTGTTGCCTTCAATAAACGAGTTGAGTTTTAGTCTGGAAATGTCGAGAGATACTGCCGAAAAAGGTTACCGTAACCTCCGGAAACTTGGGGTGGTTGATTCTGTGCCGGGCAAGGGTTATTTTATTATCAATACCGATTTCTCGCGTAAACTAAAGGTTTGTTTGCTTTTTAATAAACTCAGTACACACAAAAAGATCATTTACGATTCCTTTACCAAAACCCTGGGCGAGCGTGCTGCCATTGATTTTTATATCTACAATAACGATTTTGCACTTTTCAAAAAGATGATCGTGGCCAAGCGCGACGATTATTCACACTTTGTAATTATCCCACATTTTTTAGAAGGTGGGGAAAATGCACATGAAATTATCAATACCATCCCAAAAGAAAAACTGGTTATCCTGGATAAACTTTTACCTGGGGTAACAGGCGATTACGCTGCAGCTTACGAAAACTTTGCACAGGATATATATGCCGCTCTGGAACAGGCCCTGGATCGACTTTCGCATTACCGCACCCTAAAAATTATCTTTCCAAAGAACAGTTATTTCCCACACGAAATACTGACGGGATTTTACCGGTTCTGCCAGCAATATGCTTTCGATCATAAAGTAATTCATAACATTAAAGACGAAGAAATTAATCCTGGAGAGGTATACATTAACCTGATGGAAGACGATCTGGTAATGCTCATTGAACGTTTAATTGCGCAAAAACTTAAAATCGGAAAAGATGTTGGCGTAATTTCTTATAATGAAACGCCGCTAAAAAGGATTATTTTAGATGGGATTACCACCATTTCGACTGATTTTAGCCAACTGGGCGCGCAAGCCGCCGAATTTATTCTCTCTGGTAAAACCGAAAAGGTAGCAGTGCCTTTTTATTTGAACTTGCGTAAATCGCTGTAG